A single genomic interval of Metasolibacillus fluoroglycofenilyticus harbors:
- the dapA gene encoding 4-hydroxy-tetrahydrodipicolinate synthase, producing the protein MNLGRIGTAMITPFKEDGTINYPELERIINHLIDNGTDSIIACGTTSENPTMSTEEKIEVVRFTVEKVAGRVPVIAGTGDNETAYSIMMTHKAEENGADGIMLVAPYYNKPNQRGIYAHFETIARETKLPVMLYNVPGRTAVNVTYETSVALSRIPNILWIKEASGNLDQMGDIIENVDSKDNFLVYSGDDGLTLPLLAIGGAGIISVAAHVVGNDMQLMMRAFEEGKHELAAKIHRALLPLVRALFAQPNPSPVKYAMTKLGFDTLAVRLPMMEMTDEEKADFDKIWDTYQAKIEAIRQTLPV; encoded by the coding sequence ATGAATTTAGGTCGAATTGGAACGGCGATGATTACACCGTTCAAAGAGGATGGTACGATTAACTATCCGGAGCTTGAACGAATTATTAATCATTTAATCGATAATGGGACAGATAGCATTATCGCATGTGGAACGACATCTGAAAACCCAACGATGTCGACAGAGGAAAAGATAGAGGTTGTACGCTTCACTGTGGAAAAAGTAGCTGGACGTGTGCCGGTTATTGCTGGAACAGGGGATAATGAAACAGCATACTCCATCATGATGACACATAAAGCGGAGGAAAATGGAGCGGATGGTATTATGCTCGTTGCTCCATATTATAATAAGCCAAATCAACGTGGTATTTATGCGCACTTTGAAACAATTGCGCGTGAAACAAAGCTACCAGTTATGTTATACAATGTACCTGGGCGTACGGCTGTCAATGTTACCTATGAAACGTCAGTTGCTTTAAGCAGAATTCCGAATATTTTATGGATTAAAGAAGCGAGCGGTAACTTAGATCAAATGGGTGATATTATTGAAAATGTGGATAGCAAGGATAATTTCTTAGTTTATAGTGGAGATGATGGTTTAACATTACCGCTTTTAGCAATTGGTGGAGCAGGCATTATTTCAGTTGCTGCGCATGTTGTTGGCAATGATATGCAATTAATGATGCGTGCATTTGAAGAAGGAAAGCATGAGCTAGCTGCAAAAATTCACCGTGCATTATTGCCATTAGTACGCGCGTTATTTGCACAACCAAACCCATCCCCAGTTAAATATGCAATGACAAAATTAGGTTTTGATACATTGGCAGTGCGACTGCCGATGATGGAAATGACAGATGAAGAAAAAGCTGATTTTGATAAAATTTGGGATACGTACCAAGCAAAAATTGAAGCAATTCGTCAAACTTTACCAGTGTGA
- a CDS encoding ribonuclease J: protein MTKVKNEVIRIIPLGGVSEIGKSMYVIEIDEELFVVDSGLMFPEDEMLGIDIVIPDITYLEENKERVKGIFLTHGHEDAIGSIAYVLNKIKAPVYGSKLTVALAKEHLKEMPAPHPVKFFEVTNKSRMNFNSTYVTFFHTTHSIPDSLGIVFHTSEGAIVHTGEFKFDQAAQGKFRPDIATMAKLGEEGVFILLSESTEAERPGYTTSEAVVSEQLAKTFHSAQGRILVAVYASNFIRVQQVFTQAQSSFRKVAIVGKSLEKVVELGTSLGYLDIDEDTLIPVSDIHKYEDDEIIIIATGNQGEPLEALDKIVRKHHRDIKIKQTDTVLITFTPSPGMEVQMYKTMNQLAKAGAKVLSADKKVHVSGHGSQEDLKLMLNLMQPKYFVPIQGEYRMLIAHSKLAQSLGMQKSQIFIADKGDIVEYKNGKMRMSGRVQAGNVLIDGIGVGDVGNIVLRDRKLLSQDGIFIVVVTLNRAQKKIASGPEILSRGFVYVRESEELMVEASDIAREVIEKYVNKDTFEWTNIKQEIRDTLNQYLFQKTKRRPMIIPIIMEY, encoded by the coding sequence GTGACGAAAGTAAAAAATGAAGTAATCCGTATCATCCCTCTAGGTGGGGTTAGTGAAATCGGAAAATCAATGTATGTAATAGAAATTGACGAGGAGCTATTTGTTGTCGACAGTGGGCTTATGTTCCCAGAGGATGAGATGCTCGGGATTGATATCGTCATACCGGATATTACGTATTTAGAAGAAAATAAAGAGCGTGTAAAAGGGATATTCTTAACGCACGGACATGAGGATGCAATCGGTTCAATTGCCTACGTATTGAATAAAATAAAAGCACCCGTATATGGCTCGAAACTAACAGTTGCGCTTGCAAAAGAGCATTTAAAAGAGATGCCTGCACCGCATCCAGTGAAATTTTTTGAAGTGACAAATAAAAGTCGTATGAATTTCAATTCGACGTATGTAACATTTTTCCATACAACACATAGTATCCCCGATTCGCTAGGGATTGTGTTCCATACGTCAGAAGGCGCGATTGTGCATACAGGAGAATTCAAATTTGACCAAGCAGCACAGGGCAAATTTAGACCTGATATAGCAACGATGGCCAAGCTTGGTGAAGAAGGGGTATTTATTTTATTATCTGAATCAACTGAGGCGGAGCGTCCAGGCTATACGACAAGTGAGGCAGTTGTTAGTGAGCAGCTAGCCAAAACATTCCATTCAGCACAGGGACGAATTTTAGTAGCGGTATATGCTTCAAACTTTATTCGTGTGCAACAAGTATTTACACAGGCACAAAGCTCTTTCCGTAAAGTTGCGATTGTCGGTAAATCACTAGAAAAAGTAGTAGAGTTAGGAACATCGCTTGGCTATTTAGATATTGATGAAGATACGCTAATTCCAGTAAGTGATATTCATAAATATGAAGATGATGAAATTATTATTATCGCAACAGGTAACCAAGGCGAACCACTTGAAGCTCTTGATAAAATTGTGCGTAAGCATCATCGTGATATTAAAATTAAACAAACAGATACTGTGTTAATTACATTTACGCCATCTCCAGGAATGGAAGTGCAAATGTATAAAACGATGAACCAGCTTGCAAAAGCTGGGGCTAAGGTGCTATCAGCAGATAAAAAGGTTCATGTTTCTGGACATGGTAGCCAAGAAGATTTGAAATTAATGTTAAATCTGATGCAACCAAAGTATTTTGTGCCAATTCAAGGGGAATACCGCATGTTAATTGCCCATTCCAAATTAGCACAGTCTTTAGGGATGCAAAAATCACAAATTTTTATTGCGGATAAAGGCGATATTGTAGAATATAAAAACGGTAAAATGCGCATGAGTGGTCGTGTTCAGGCAGGCAATGTATTAATCGACGGTATTGGTGTAGGCGATGTTGGTAATATCGTCTTGCGCGATCGCAAACTGCTATCACAGGATGGGATTTTTATTGTTGTTGTTACGCTAAACCGAGCACAAAAGAAAATTGCATCGGGCCCTGAAATATTGTCGCGCGGATTTGTTTATGTACGGGAATCAGAGGAGTTAATGGTCGAAGCATCTGATATTGCACGTGAGGTTATTGAAAAATACGTGAATAAGGATACGTTTGAATGGACAAATATTAAACAAGAAATACGTGATACACTTAATCAATATTTATTCCAAAAAACGAAGCGCCGCCCAATGATTATCCCAATTATTATGGAATATTAA
- a CDS encoding FtsK/SpoIIIE family DNA translocase — translation MANKGKKKQLKANKKEWHPLTYEIVGILCIAYAIIIYFEYGIVGRFTQSIALFLFGNLHFVIPFLLVLVASMMMVRRRGVTMKNRVVIGVFLMICSLTVFSHSLLFEELHKANALLSNSVLRETWRLLIEMDGVANRGQALGGGIVGALLFSVLHVLFDSTGAKVAAWVLLFIGIILVTGKALVPIMMEKTPALKRKLARPKKEKKRRSPKSVTSETEMLATEETIVHEEPIISAFTQPQIREEESEVIEIEIEEILEEPVQMNESESPYTLPSTLLLQLPPAHDQSGEYSIIQANAKKLEQTLLSFGVKAKVVQVHLGPAVTKYEVLPDVGVKVSKIVSLQDDLALALAAKDIRLEAPIPGKSAIGIEVPNNEVAIVTLREVIEVPENKASSKLLISFGRDVTGQAMLAELNKMPHLLVAGSTGSGKSVCINGIIISILLRAAPHEVRMMMIDPKMVELTVYNGIPHLLAPVVTDPRKAAQALQKIVSEMERRYDLFSHTGTRNIEGYNEHIEQHNAQNMEQQAKLPYIVVIVDELADLMMVASNEVEDAITRLAQMARAAGIHLIIATQRPSVDVITGIIKANIPSRIAFAVSSAVDSRTILDMGGAERLLGRGDMLFLPAGASKPVRVQGAFVSDKEVEAVVDFVIQQQKAQYEESMIPTEVPQTDIAEETDDLYDEAVMLVVEQQSASVSMLQRRFRIGYARAARIVDQMEMRGVVGPPDGSRPRQVLLAKSSISSE, via the coding sequence ATGGCGAACAAAGGAAAGAAAAAACAATTGAAGGCAAATAAAAAAGAATGGCATCCACTTACCTATGAAATTGTTGGTATTTTATGTATTGCTTATGCAATTATTATTTATTTTGAATATGGTATAGTTGGACGCTTTACACAATCAATTGCTTTATTTTTATTTGGCAATTTGCATTTCGTCATCCCGTTTTTACTCGTTTTAGTAGCATCAATGATGATGGTAAGACGACGTGGTGTGACGATGAAAAACCGTGTTGTCATTGGTGTTTTTCTTATGATATGTAGTCTTACTGTGTTTAGCCATAGCCTGCTTTTTGAGGAATTGCATAAGGCGAACGCACTACTATCCAATTCAGTGTTACGTGAAACTTGGCGCCTTTTAATTGAAATGGATGGCGTTGCTAATAGAGGCCAAGCGCTTGGTGGTGGTATAGTGGGCGCATTGCTTTTTAGTGTACTACATGTTTTATTTGACTCGACTGGGGCAAAGGTAGCAGCATGGGTTCTACTATTTATAGGCATCATATTAGTAACAGGCAAAGCGCTTGTTCCGATTATGATGGAAAAAACGCCTGCGCTGAAAAGAAAGCTTGCACGCCCAAAAAAAGAGAAAAAACGCCGTTCGCCCAAATCCGTAACTTCCGAAACGGAGATGCTTGCAACAGAGGAAACGATTGTACATGAAGAGCCAATTATTTCAGCCTTTACGCAACCGCAAATTCGCGAAGAAGAGTCGGAAGTGATTGAAATCGAAATTGAAGAAATACTGGAAGAGCCTGTGCAAATGAATGAATCGGAAAGTCCGTACACATTACCATCAACTCTATTGCTACAATTACCGCCCGCACATGATCAAAGTGGAGAGTATAGCATTATTCAAGCAAACGCTAAAAAACTAGAGCAAACATTGCTAAGTTTTGGGGTAAAGGCAAAGGTGGTTCAAGTGCATTTAGGACCTGCTGTGACAAAATATGAGGTGCTTCCTGATGTAGGAGTAAAGGTAAGTAAAATAGTTAGCTTGCAAGATGACTTGGCATTAGCGCTAGCTGCGAAGGATATTCGTTTAGAGGCGCCAATTCCAGGGAAATCTGCTATCGGAATTGAAGTACCTAATAATGAAGTTGCAATTGTAACATTAAGAGAAGTAATTGAAGTGCCTGAAAACAAGGCATCGAGTAAATTATTGATTAGCTTTGGTCGCGATGTCACAGGACAAGCAATGCTGGCGGAGCTTAATAAAATGCCACATTTACTCGTTGCTGGCTCAACAGGCAGTGGTAAAAGTGTATGTATTAATGGGATAATTATTTCTATTTTACTACGAGCGGCGCCACATGAAGTACGAATGATGATGATTGATCCAAAAATGGTTGAGCTAACAGTATACAATGGTATTCCGCATTTACTTGCACCTGTTGTAACAGATCCACGTAAAGCCGCGCAAGCATTGCAAAAAATTGTTTCTGAAATGGAACGGCGCTATGACCTCTTTTCACATACAGGAACGCGCAACATTGAAGGATATAATGAGCATATTGAGCAGCACAATGCACAAAATATGGAGCAACAAGCTAAATTACCATATATCGTTGTCATTGTAGATGAGCTTGCAGATTTAATGATGGTTGCCTCAAATGAGGTTGAGGATGCGATAACGCGTTTAGCGCAAATGGCACGTGCAGCAGGTATTCATTTAATCATCGCAACACAGCGTCCATCCGTAGATGTTATTACAGGAATTATTAAAGCCAATATTCCATCGCGCATTGCCTTTGCTGTATCCTCTGCTGTTGATTCACGCACAATTTTAGATATGGGTGGCGCAGAAAGATTGCTTGGACGCGGTGATATGCTATTTTTACCAGCGGGAGCCTCCAAACCTGTACGTGTACAAGGAGCCTTTGTATCGGATAAGGAAGTAGAAGCAGTTGTTGATTTTGTTATACAGCAGCAAAAAGCACAATATGAGGAGTCAATGATTCCAACTGAAGTGCCGCAAACAGATATTGCTGAGGAAACGGATGATTTATACGATGAAGCTGTAATGCTTGTGGTTGAGCAGCAAAGTGCCTCGGTATCAATGTTACAACGTCGTTTTCGTATAGGCTATGCAAGAGCTGCACGCATTGTTGATCAAATGGAAATGCGTGGGGTTGTTGGGCCGCCTGATGGTAGTCGACCACGCCAAGTATTGCTAGCAAAATCTAGCATTTCAAGCGAATAG
- a CDS encoding GntR family transcriptional regulator: MTIKTDHRHLYLQVIDRLKSDIEKGIYQENEKLPSEFELSKSLGVSRATLREALRLLEEENVIIRRHGVGTFINPKPVFTSGIEQLSSISSMIEQAGMTPGTIFIKATEEKSTEDDIKRFQTDIDDNVITIERVRTADGEPVVYCIDKVPANYLPQQFVNNQDVSLFSALEKSGAIHVNYAITYIDPIGFHEEVSPILDCGPETALLVLKQLHYDDNDRVVLYSKNYFRADKFSFHVVRKRV, from the coding sequence GTGACAATTAAAACAGATCACCGTCATCTATACTTACAAGTGATTGATCGCTTAAAATCAGATATAGAGAAGGGGATTTATCAAGAAAATGAAAAATTACCCTCTGAATTTGAGTTATCCAAATCACTTGGAGTAAGTCGTGCCACTTTACGCGAGGCGCTACGATTGTTGGAGGAAGAAAACGTTATCATCCGTCGACACGGTGTGGGGACATTCATCAACCCTAAGCCAGTATTTACTTCGGGAATTGAACAATTGTCGAGTATTTCATCAATGATTGAGCAAGCAGGAATGACACCGGGCACGATTTTTATAAAAGCGACAGAAGAAAAATCGACTGAGGATGATATAAAGCGTTTTCAAACCGACATTGATGACAATGTGATCACGATTGAACGTGTAAGAACAGCGGATGGGGAGCCGGTTGTTTATTGTATTGATAAAGTACCAGCTAACTATTTACCGCAGCAATTTGTTAATAATCAGGATGTATCTCTTTTTTCAGCACTTGAAAAATCAGGTGCTATCCATGTCAACTATGCGATCACATACATCGATCCTATAGGTTTTCATGAGGAGGTTTCGCCTATTTTAGACTGCGGTCCTGAAACGGCGTTACTCGTCTTGAAGCAACTTCATTACGATGATAATGATCGGGTAGTTTTATATTCTAAAAATTATTTTAGAGCTGATAAATTCAGCTTCCATGTAGTACGAAAAAGGGTGTAG
- a CDS encoding BMP family lipoprotein, which produces MKKRKFGLLISSVVATGAILGACGTDEDKNDNASTNEGSNDNGTETSTGGISVAMVTDVGGVDDKSFNQSAWEGIQQFGSENGLTKGDGGFDYLQSASDADYNTNLNSLLRRDFDLVFGVGFLMQDAVLEIANQQKDAQLAIIDAVVDAPNVVSVLFKEQEGAFLAGVAAAEMSQTGKIGFIGGQSIPVIERFHAGFLAGAKAANPDIVIEEYYAEAFDKAELGKTAANRMYSSGVDIIFHAAGGTGNGVFTEAKERKEKDANANVWVIGVDADQYAEGQVGDHNITLTSMLKGVAHAVVDISNRTQDGNFPGGETIVYGLAEDGVGLADSRGAITDDVLASIEEFKGKIASGEIVVPEHPNDVK; this is translated from the coding sequence ATGAAAAAACGTAAATTTGGTTTATTAATCTCATCAGTTGTAGCTACAGGTGCGATTTTAGGTGCATGTGGTACAGATGAGGACAAAAATGACAACGCATCAACAAACGAAGGCTCAAACGATAATGGTACTGAAACTTCAACAGGCGGCATTTCAGTAGCGATGGTAACAGACGTAGGTGGCGTTGATGATAAATCATTCAACCAATCTGCTTGGGAAGGTATCCAACAATTTGGTAGCGAAAATGGTTTAACAAAAGGCGATGGTGGTTTTGATTACTTACAATCGGCTTCAGATGCTGACTACAACACGAACTTAAACAGCTTATTACGTCGTGATTTCGACTTAGTATTTGGTGTAGGTTTCTTAATGCAAGATGCAGTTCTTGAAATTGCTAACCAACAAAAAGATGCACAATTAGCAATTATCGATGCAGTAGTAGATGCACCAAACGTAGTATCGGTATTATTTAAAGAGCAAGAAGGTGCTTTCCTTGCTGGTGTAGCTGCAGCTGAAATGTCTCAAACAGGCAAAATCGGCTTTATCGGTGGACAATCAATTCCTGTAATCGAGCGCTTCCACGCAGGCTTCTTAGCAGGTGCAAAAGCTGCAAACCCTGATATCGTAATCGAAGAATATTATGCAGAAGCATTCGATAAAGCTGAATTAGGTAAAACGGCTGCTAACCGCATGTACTCTTCAGGTGTAGACATTATCTTCCACGCTGCTGGTGGTACAGGAAATGGCGTATTTACAGAAGCAAAAGAGCGTAAAGAAAAAGATGCTAATGCAAACGTATGGGTAATCGGTGTAGACGCTGACCAATATGCAGAAGGTCAAGTGGGCGACCATAATATTACATTAACATCTATGTTAAAAGGTGTAGCGCATGCAGTAGTAGATATTTCTAACCGTACACAAGACGGTAACTTCCCAGGTGGAGAAACAATTGTTTATGGCTTAGCTGAAGATGGTGTAGGTCTTGCTGATTCACGTGGTGCGATTACAGATGATGTTTTAGCATCAATTGAAGAATTCAAAGGGAAAATTGCTTCAGGTGAAATCGTAGTACCTGAACATCCAAATGATGTAAAATAA
- a CDS encoding ABC transporter ATP-binding protein → MEYVIEMLGIRKEFGGFVANNNITLQLQKGEIHALLGENGAGKSTLMNVLFGLYQPEAGEIKVRGKSVKITDPNVANDLGIGMVHQHFMLVENFTVTENIILGSEPTKGGIVNIKDAAKNIQALSEKYGLDVDPYAKIEDISVGMQQRVEILKTLYRGAEILIFDEPTASLTPQEIHELIQIMRRLISEGKSIILITHKLKEIMEVSDRVTVIRKGEGIGTVVTSETNPDQLAELMVGRQVEFKTEKIAANPTDEVLSIQDLVVLDYRGIEKVKQLNLSVRKGEIVGIAGIDGNGQSELIEAITGLRKIKSGKVVMNGQDVTNKKPREITETGLGHIPQDRHKHGLVLDFTVGHNIALQTYYTEPISKFGIIDYKKITQKANQVIEEFDVRTGHGEATLARALSGGNQQKAIIGREVDRDPELLIAALPTRGLDVGAIEFIHRRLIEQRDKGKAVLLISFELDEVMNVSDRIAVIYDGQIVDTLNANETTEQELGLLMAGQSKKKATMKGDE, encoded by the coding sequence TTGGAATACGTGATCGAAATGCTTGGCATCCGAAAAGAATTCGGTGGCTTCGTAGCGAACAATAATATCACCCTCCAATTACAAAAAGGCGAGATTCATGCATTACTTGGTGAGAATGGTGCAGGTAAATCGACTTTAATGAACGTACTTTTTGGACTTTATCAGCCGGAAGCTGGCGAGATTAAAGTACGTGGAAAATCAGTTAAAATTACAGATCCAAATGTGGCGAACGATTTAGGAATTGGAATGGTTCACCAGCATTTTATGTTAGTTGAAAACTTTACTGTAACTGAAAATATTATATTAGGAAGTGAGCCTACAAAAGGCGGTATTGTCAATATTAAAGATGCAGCAAAGAACATTCAGGCGCTTTCTGAAAAATATGGATTAGATGTTGATCCGTATGCGAAAATTGAAGATATTTCTGTTGGGATGCAGCAACGTGTTGAAATCTTAAAAACATTGTATCGTGGTGCGGAAATTTTAATTTTCGATGAACCGACAGCTTCATTAACACCACAGGAAATTCATGAGCTAATCCAAATTATGAGACGCTTAATTTCAGAAGGAAAATCGATTATTTTAATTACGCATAAATTAAAAGAAATCATGGAAGTATCAGACCGCGTTACGGTTATACGTAAAGGTGAAGGAATTGGTACAGTTGTCACATCTGAAACAAATCCAGACCAATTGGCTGAATTAATGGTTGGTCGTCAAGTTGAGTTTAAAACGGAAAAAATTGCTGCCAACCCGACAGATGAGGTATTAAGTATACAAGATTTAGTTGTACTAGATTATCGCGGTATTGAAAAAGTTAAGCAGTTAAATTTATCTGTTCGTAAAGGTGAGATTGTTGGTATTGCAGGGATTGATGGAAATGGTCAGTCTGAGTTGATTGAAGCAATCACAGGTTTACGTAAAATTAAAAGCGGTAAAGTGGTTATGAATGGTCAAGATGTAACGAATAAAAAGCCACGAGAAATTACAGAAACTGGTTTGGGGCATATTCCGCAAGATCGTCATAAGCATGGATTAGTGCTTGATTTCACAGTAGGTCATAACATCGCTTTACAAACGTATTACACGGAGCCAATTTCAAAATTCGGCATTATTGATTATAAAAAAATTACGCAAAAAGCAAATCAAGTAATTGAAGAATTCGACGTTCGTACAGGTCATGGTGAGGCGACATTAGCACGTGCTTTATCAGGTGGTAACCAGCAAAAAGCTATTATCGGTCGTGAAGTTGACCGCGACCCAGAATTGCTTATTGCAGCATTGCCAACACGTGGCTTAGACGTAGGAGCCATCGAGTTTATTCATCGTCGTTTAATTGAGCAGCGCGATAAAGGCAAAGCTGTATTGCTCATTTCCTTTGAATTAGACGAGGTAATGAATGTATCAGACCGCATTGCTGTTATTTATGATGGACAAATTGTTGATACATTAAATGCTAATGAAACGACTGAGCAAGAGCTTGGCTTATTAATGGCTGGTCAGTCGAAAAAAAAAGCAACGATGAAAGGGGACGAATAA
- a CDS encoding ABC transporter permease, giving the protein MSNRAMNILVPIISVILGLIVGAIVMVVSGYDPVKGYTALWNGIFGDAYTIGETIRQITPYLLAGLAVAFAFRTGLFNIGVEGQLIMGWTAAAYVGYAVQGLPKIIHLPLALLAAAAAGAFWAFIAGYLKARFSVHEVIVTIMLNYTALHITNALIKYWSGSDRTERIADSASLRSPWLEGLTDYSRLHWGIIVALIMVFVMWFLLERTTRGFELKAVGFNQNAAEYAGMSVKKNVILAMTISGVFAGLGGAMEALGTFGYVSVKGGFTGIGFDGIAVALLGANTPLGVVFGASLFGSLKFGALNMPSAAGIPLEIVSIIIALIIFFVASGYVIRIALEKFGKKKEGK; this is encoded by the coding sequence ATGAGCAATCGCGCAATGAATATTCTCGTTCCTATAATTTCAGTTATTTTAGGATTAATCGTCGGTGCAATTGTAATGGTTGTCTCCGGCTATGATCCAGTTAAGGGATATACTGCGTTATGGAATGGTATTTTTGGAGATGCCTATACGATAGGTGAAACAATTCGGCAAATTACACCGTATTTATTAGCTGGATTAGCGGTTGCCTTCGCATTCCGTACAGGTTTATTTAATATCGGTGTTGAAGGTCAGTTAATTATGGGATGGACTGCAGCAGCTTATGTCGGCTATGCAGTGCAAGGTTTACCTAAAATTATTCATTTGCCGTTAGCACTACTTGCAGCAGCAGCAGCAGGAGCTTTTTGGGCATTTATTGCAGGTTACCTAAAAGCACGCTTTAGTGTGCATGAGGTTATCGTAACGATTATGCTGAACTATACAGCACTTCATATTACGAATGCATTAATTAAATATTGGTCAGGTAGTGACCGTACAGAGCGTATTGCTGATTCAGCATCATTGCGTTCGCCTTGGTTAGAGGGTTTAACAGATTACTCGCGTTTACACTGGGGTATTATTGTTGCGTTAATCATGGTATTTGTCATGTGGTTCTTATTAGAGCGTACGACACGCGGCTTTGAGTTAAAGGCAGTTGGCTTTAACCAAAATGCGGCTGAATATGCAGGGATGAGTGTAAAGAAAAATGTTATTTTAGCAATGACAATTTCAGGCGTATTTGCAGGTTTAGGTGGAGCGATGGAGGCACTCGGTACATTTGGTTATGTATCGGTGAAAGGTGGCTTTACAGGTATCGGTTTTGATGGCATCGCGGTTGCATTACTTGGTGCAAATACACCACTTGGAGTAGTTTTCGGTGCTTCTTTATTCGGTTCGTTAAAATTCGGTGCATTAAATATGCCGAGTGCTGCAGGGATTCCTTTAGAAATCGTATCGATTATTATTGCATTAATTATTTTCTTCGTAGCTTCAGGCTATGTAATTCGCATTGCGTTAGAAAAATTCGGAAAGAAAAAGGAGGGCAAATAA
- a CDS encoding ABC transporter permease: MSFLDVLYFIVPSAIFYAAPLILAAIGGVFSERSGVVNIGIEGIMVIGAFVGIVFNLFTYETLGNFTPWAALLMAMVVGAIFSLLLAVAAISFRADQTVTGVALNLLGIAVALFSVKMIFEGRGQTDFISKRFARFDIPVLSDIPFIGRLLFHDVYGTSILAIAVAIFAWFVIFKTPFGLRLRAVGEHPMAADTMGINVTKMRYIAVMISGGLAGIGGAIYAQTITNDFGHATINGQGFMAIAAMIFGKWHPIGAMGAALFFGLAQALSIAGGSIPYVKEIPPVFLTILPYVLTILALAGFIGKASAPKASGQPYIKGKR; the protein is encoded by the coding sequence ATGAGCTTTTTAGACGTCTTATATTTTATCGTCCCTTCTGCTATATTTTACGCAGCACCTTTAATTTTAGCGGCTATTGGCGGCGTTTTCTCTGAGCGATCTGGTGTTGTTAATATCGGTATTGAAGGTATTATGGTTATCGGTGCTTTTGTAGGGATTGTTTTTAACTTATTTACTTACGAAACATTAGGTAATTTTACACCATGGGCAGCCCTTTTAATGGCGATGGTAGTCGGTGCGATTTTCTCGTTATTATTAGCGGTAGCAGCGATTTCATTCCGCGCTGACCAAACGGTAACTGGGGTAGCATTAAACTTACTTGGAATTGCGGTTGCATTATTCTCTGTAAAAATGATTTTTGAAGGAAGAGGACAAACAGATTTCATTTCAAAGCGTTTTGCTCGTTTTGATATACCAGTGTTATCAGACATTCCTTTTATAGGACGACTTTTATTCCATGATGTATATGGCACATCTATTTTAGCAATTGCAGTAGCCATATTTGCCTGGTTTGTTATTTTTAAAACACCATTTGGATTACGTTTACGCGCAGTTGGTGAGCATCCAATGGCAGCCGACACAATGGGGATTAATGTAACAAAAATGCGCTACATTGCCGTAATGATTTCAGGTGGACTTGCTGGTATTGGTGGTGCGATTTATGCACAGACGATTACTAATGACTTTGGACATGCAACGATTAATGGACAAGGCTTCATGGCAATTGCCGCAATGATTTTCGGAAAATGGCATCCAATTGGTGCAATGGGCGCAGCGCTATTCTTCGGTTTAGCTCAGGCGTTATCTATTGCGGGTGGCTCGATTCCATATGTAAAAGAAATTCCACCAGTATTTTTAACGATTTTACCTTACGTGTTAACAATTTTAGCGCTGGCAGGATTTATCGGTAAAGCGAGTGCACCGAAAGCAAGCGGTCAACCATATATTAAAGGTAAGCGATGA